TAAGGCAGGTTTAGATCCGACAGTAGTAGTTGGTGGTGAAGTTAATGCTTGGCAAGGAAATGCTCGTTTAGGCGAGGGTAGGTATATAGTTGCTGAAGCTGATGAATCGGATGGTTCGTTATCCAAGTTAGCTGCCAATATTGGTGTAGTCACCAATATTGAACTCGACCATCCAGATCACTATCAGAGTTTGGCAGAAGTAGTAGGTATTTTTCAGATCTTTGCTGGTAAATGCGAAACTTTGGTAGGATGCCTCGATTGCGACATAGTGCGGGAAAAACTAAATCCTTCAATTACCTACAGTCTGAATCCAGAAAGCCAAGCAGATTATACGGTAAGTAAAGTTAATTATGGCGCTAGCGGGACAAAAGCAGAAATTATCGAAAGAGGCAAAGTTTTGGGTGAGTTGGAACTCCCCTTACTGGGAACTCATAATTTAAGTAACGCTTTAGCAGCGATCGCGGTCGGACGGAAAATAGGTTTAGAGTTTGCCGAAATTGCGGCAGCGATCGCTACATTTGAAGGAGCTAAACGGCGTTTTGAGTTGAAAGGTAAGTCTGGTGGCGTTACCTTCATTGATGATTATGCTCACCATCCTAGTGAAATTAGGGCAACTTTGGCGGCGGCTCGTTTACAAGTAGAAAAAAATCAACCAGAATCGAGACAGCGAGTGGTGGCAATTTTTCAACCTCATCGTTACAGCCGTACTTGGGCATTTTTGTCCGAGTTTGGTGAAGCATTTAGCGATGCTGATGTGGTAGTTGTTACAGACATTTACAGTGCTGGTGAACCAGACTTAGGCGAAGTTAGTGGCAAAGATGTTGTTGAAGCGATCGCGGCACATCATCCACAAGTGTTTTACCAAGCCTCTGTTTCCGACTTGAGCAGTTTCTTACCTTCAATTCTGCAACCGGGCGATCTCGCTTTGTTTTTAGGAGCAGGTAATCTTAATCAAATTATTCCCGAAGCGATCGCCGCTCTTTGTTCGCAAACAACTCTCAAAACTGAAGTGTGAAGGAAAAAATCTTCATTCGGGGTGCATAAAAAAGTTGCTTTGTCGCCAAAAATCGACAAATTTTTGGGTTACTTCAGACTTCAAACTTGCTTCAGACTAAAAACTTAAAACCTCAGACTTCCTATGACACTTTCCTTGGACCCTCCCAGCGTAACGAAAAATGTCTTATCAGTGCCAGCGAAAATTCAGCGAAATCCAATTTATTTACCTGGGAGCAACTGCCAAATACTACCCGATATTTCGTTGGCAAACCTGACCTCATTTCGTGTTGGAGGACCCGCCGAGTGGTATGTAGCCCCTCGTAACAGCGAACAACTGCA
This Oscillatoria salina IIICB1 DNA region includes the following protein-coding sequences:
- the murC gene encoding UDP-N-acetylmuramate--L-alanine ligase, which encodes MSKTVDFSGKPFHFIGIGGIGMSALAYILAQRQLPVSGSDLRSTHITERLHSAGAHIFSSQEGSNLEFFQAKFESQKVALPTVTVGGTKVAPTSVTGSQSNSYASKLKFEPGLPQVICSTAISPTNSEYLAARGLGCPIFHRSDLLAALIQDYYSIAVAGTHGKTTTSSLIGYVLLKAGLDPTVVVGGEVNAWQGNARLGEGRYIVAEADESDGSLSKLAANIGVVTNIELDHPDHYQSLAEVVGIFQIFAGKCETLVGCLDCDIVREKLNPSITYSLNPESQADYTVSKVNYGASGTKAEIIERGKVLGELELPLLGTHNLSNALAAIAVGRKIGLEFAEIAAAIATFEGAKRRFELKGKSGGVTFIDDYAHHPSEIRATLAAARLQVEKNQPESRQRVVAIFQPHRYSRTWAFLSEFGEAFSDADVVVVTDIYSAGEPDLGEVSGKDVVEAIAAHHPQVFYQASVSDLSSFLPSILQPGDLALFLGAGNLNQIIPEAIAALCSQTTLKTEV